The DNA region CCCCCTTGGCTTATTCAATCAATTACATCCACGCCCTCTAGCGGCCAGAAATATTAATGCACTTTATAACGTTCCTTGTGGGAAACCAACATTTGTCCGGTCAGTCAGGCGTGATTGCTCACAATTCTCTTTAATAATTGCCTAAACGTTTTGGAGGAGGAAAGGAACAGGGCAAAGAACATGGCAAACTATATGAGTATTTTTatgtcttaaaatataaaaatcactcCTTCTTCAAGGAAGGAAGATTCAGATTAATTCTGTCCTTTTTTCCCTGTGGCCACAGCATTCAGGTCTGAGTGTACAGTGGGCATAGCATCTACGTCCTCTTCTAAAGGGGAGGAGGCAGTAGGACTCCAGCGTCATCACGTGACATTCTCCTCCCATCtctgttcatctttcttttcctACCACCTGGAAGCAAAGCTTCTTCCTTCCTTATGAATATATTTAAGGCTATACATTGTGCCTCTATGCATGGCTGTAGGTGCATCCTAAGTGTTTTCATAagtcatattttcattgtcattcatttgaaatatttttcattttctttgtgatttcttctataACTCATAGGTGATTTAGGTTATTTAGTGCCCCTTGAACTCTCATCATATTAGCTATTTTCTAAGTCTTTCAAAcatttacttttcatatttatcCAGTTTCTATCATGGTTCTGCATGGAGTTATCAGCCTTATAAAAACTATTTAATCTGGGTTATgactagaaattaaaatttaagtatgTTTTAGGtctgtaaaatgaatgaatatgaataAATTCTGCTAACCACACTACAGTATACACATAGCTGAATTCTTGGCACTTATAGAAAAGCTTTCagaatatttcttgaaattttctgTGTTTGATTACAATATAGATAGCTCAGTGTAATTTTCATAATCAGAGAAGTTTTTGTTATACTATATTTAAATGGCTTTAAGATAATTTATACCTTTTTATATCCATATTAAAATATGGAATTAGAAAGACATCTTTGAGTAACTTTCTTTTTATCAAGTTGTTCACTCATGGTGACTAGATTCTTCAAAACAGCCTACCCTCTCCTAGGATGAGCCTAGAGAACTCCTGTCCCATGCAGACACCCATGCAATTACAAGTGATGTGGGAACAAAAAGTGCTGCACAAAGGTACCTAAAACTGAACTTCTCTTTGTGATAATATATTTAATTGTGCCTGGTTTTAAAGCCCAACTTGTTATTTACAGCtttcttgaggtataattgatatacaaaaaacTGCACATAATTAATTTATGGAATTTGGTGAGTTTGGACTTCTGAGCTAGAGTTGGAGAAAACTGCCTctgtaaatttcaaaataaaaatcagtttgtCCATCAGTATAAGAAAATAAGTACTTATTCCCTACCTCTTATGTGCCAGGAACTTGCAGGGATCCTATAGACATATTACTGCTGTATCCAAACAGCAGAAAATGGAGATTGACACGGTCACTCTAGTTAGTGAttctaaaatacaaaagaattttATCTCAAAGATTGTCCTTGTAACAGGCACTGTtccaataattttataataattatttcatttattgcaaCAAACCTGTGAGCTGATCGCTCTTATTATTGGTGGTGGCTCTTGTTGTTTGCCAGATGAGATAAAAGAGTGATTAATTTGCCCAAGATGAATTCTTCAGAGAGCAGTGCATCCCGGATTTGAACCCCTGATGCCTTATTCTAGATAATTGCTtttaattccccctccccccaccccacagtaATGCCTAAATGTCAGACCTGAAGTAGGTGTGTGTGCTGGAGGAAACTGCTTGGAGACAAATGTGTGTCCTTTAAATACGGACACATGAGCCACGTGGGGCTGGGCCCAGCAGGCCTGAGATGTTTAGAATAAAAGACTGTGGGGGTCTCCGGTTCTTTTCCACCCATGGCCATAGTCCACCTCAGAACTAGTCTCCTGCCTGTCAGGCTTTTGTTACACTGCCTGGATTGTGTCTCAACTCTGTCAACCACCTCCCCCTTGTCATCTCTTCCCTGGTTACCAGGTGCTCAGCCCAGCCTGCTCAGGTGGAACACTACTTCCCTTTTTTCCACTTGGACACCCCAATGTTGACCATCCAGGAGATCTCCTGCTGCCCTGCACACCACTGTGTACACAAATTGGTCTCAGCCGGGTCCCAGACCTGGAGGCCCTCAGTGGTTTTTTGGGAAAAGAGGGCTCAGCTGAGCCAAATAACTGGAGACAGGATCAGATGTGTATTCTTAGAGACTGTGTGAAAGCAACATCAGtgctcacatttaaaaaaaaaaaatcaggataagATTTTGAAGTATGATGGTCAGAGAAAATTTTCTGAGGATAGAGATTTGACTGGGATGgaaaatatttgattatttctCTCAGGACGCATTGCCTAATATTTTCAGTTATTCAATCTCAGATGATACTTAAAATCATGGGGTACAATTTTAGTTTCTAATAGTGAACATGGAATATGTCATTGTAAAACGAGATGTGGTTCACTGTGAGATGGCAGGACACAAACATGATTGGGGATCTGAAAGCAAACACTGTCCCACGCCAGCTGCATAGCTGGGTAggttagaaaatattatttttctccatttcttcatgtTTGAGGAGAAGGATGGTCAGATACTATCTGGAATTTTGCTGTCCGACAGTAGCTACTACTCAGCCACATTTTAAGCGCTCAAGAGCCATGTGAGCTAATGACTACTGTGCAGGACAACACATAAAAAATCATCATGGAACATCCTATCTGGTGGTGCTGGTCTATAAAAGTCGATCAAATTAATTTAGACATGGTGCTGAGAATATACTACCATTAAACAAATAATAGATTTATATTCAGGATTTTTATGTTAGTGAATTTGTGGAGAGCCTGGTATATAAGCCCAATATCTGTTTCAAGcctttttctgtaaaagtttGGGGGGCTGTCAAAGGAATATTCATTAACCAATGAatttagaggagaaaaaagaatgcaagagaGCCAAACTTTGAAAGAGTTGGCATCCTAAATACAAAACTCAATATAaaggaggaaaatataaaatcaccAAGATTTCCTAGATTCGCAGTGGAAAACAGCAACATTCTCGCATGATTTATCAAATGAGGAAAAGTTTACCTTCTGAAAATACTGAGCCTTCTACTGCATGATCAGAATAAACCTCAATTTCTTTAGGTTTTCAGAAATAAAacgattttaattttttagaactTTATTTCAATTCCCAGGGTAGTTAACTTTTAATGTTATAAATGTTAGGAATTCTAAATGTCTATGTATCATtgattgtatacatgtatatatacatataaatataaatacaaatgatTCTGTGTATTGCACTACCATTCATTGTCCTTGCTAAATGTGTTTAAGTCTAATAGTTTATCAGTaaattattcttaattttctgCTGTCTTCCGTTAATAATTCCTTTGTGATTCtaacatcttttatttctttgtttgccTTATTGTACTGGTTAGGACTTGCAATAACACATATAGACCTTTTTGCCTTTCTATTTATTTCAGATGGAAAACCTTAAAAGCTTTCATTtatggaattatttttaattacagatttaaTTTATCTAACAGATCAATACTTATGTTCTTTATTTCTGGTCCtgtcatttttattaataaatatgtttctagaaatatgACCATTTcacaaattttcaaatttaatggCCTAACCTTGTATCTGATATACACACATGATTTTTAATATCTGTTATTAATGTAGTGATaccactttttaaatttctcatcttGGTTATTTGAGccttcttcattttttcttgataaatttCACGAGAAATTTATCAGGTTCAATAATCCTTTCAAAGGATTTTGATTAATTCCCCCTActtaatgtttgtttttctttaatttcttatctCCATTATTTACTTCAATGTAATTTCTCTGCTATATTCATactttcttccattttaaaatataaatttggacCATAAAATTCCCTTTAAGAAACCTGTttaagcaaacaaaatccaataatatataaaatgataataaatcatACCAGAAAGCTTTattcttgggaaaaaaatggtAAGTTAAACATCTGAAAAATCTGTCAGTGAAAATAACCGCAATAacacaataaagagaaaataacgtGATCAGCTCTTAAGAAATGCAGAAAACTACATGATAAAATTCAGTATACATCCATAAGTACTCTTtatatttaggaaaataatttttttttttactaatctaTTAAAATATATCTGCAAAATGACAGCTCAGGCATAGAAATTAAAAAGCACCACTCATGGGCAGAAGGGTAGAGAATATATTATGAAAGGCTGGCCCAGCACAATACCGTACAAAACtgggtgaaagaaagaaagggaaacaaaGAGCCACTGTGAGTTAACcagcaagagaaaataaaagccaaaggGGACACAAAGGGGACAGTGGCTTATTAGGCCAGCATCAGGACCAATGAAGTCTGCAGCTTCTGCACAGTGGGAGGGGAGCCCTGCAATCCACAATAAGCTAAGACAGCTGAAAAGCGCTAAAGTGGCCTCAGATCAGAAACCTGCTCATGGCTCACTGGCGAAAAGCCTTTCCAACCTAAGCCCGTAAGAATTTCCAGAAAACAAAGAGCAGAAGAAATCAGGTCTTGTCAacacaactaaataaataaggCTTCGAGCAGTGACAGTCAAGaaacccagaaataaaaataatttaaaaaataagacccaCAGACAAAACGGAGTGAACAGACAAAGCATTTATAAAATTCATATGTGAGATGGTTCAGAAATAAGACGAACTTTACATGGGAGCAATAAAAATACACGAGGATTATGATGCTTTCAATAGACACGTATGAAAAAGCAACGAAATCAATGCGTGTGAAGGAACACTGGAACAGATTGCATTAAAAACCTCAAAGGGCTGTGATTCCTTCGGTCAGAAGAGCCGCGGGACGGCGAGGGGCCGAGCGCAGCAGAGCAGGGGCAGCGCCGGAGCGGAGGGCGGGCAGCGCTGACGGCTGCGAACACAGGAGGAAGCCGGTCACCATTCCCGCCGGACCAACTGTGCACCGACCCGGTGGAGGACTGACGTTGCCCCCACAGGAAGTGTCCGCCGCGCCTGCCTAGAGAAGGAAGTAGGAACACAGGCACAGGAAGCAGGGAGCGGGGGAGAGGGAAAAAAGATGCACATCTTCTAGGGAGGAGCCCACGAGCTGGCTCCTGGCCTCCGGGCCTCAAGCCcgaaaggaagagacaccagggaagtTCCGGCACCATTTCGGGGAGAAGAAGCTGCCATGGAAGAGCCTGCAGCTCCCACAGAACCCTACGAGGCAGCTGGGGCCTCTGGGGGTGCCGAGGCAGCGGGGGAGGGCGCCCCCCGGCCCAGCGTCCCGGTGCGCCCAGCCTCCCGGTGGTCTTCGGCTCCAGGCCCGGCCCCCTTCCGCCCGTCACGTCTGAGGCCCGCCCAGGCCTCATGGGGAGGGGCTACGCCCAGATGGCTGCAAGCCCGGAGCAGCGGCAGCTGGACAAAGCAAGTCGTCTGCAGGTATTATCTGCATGGGCTGTGCAAGGAGGGGGAGAACTGCCGATACTCCCACGACCTCTCGGGCCGGCAGGTGGCCAGCGAAGGCCACGGCTTGTTGCCCCAGGCCTCTGCAGACAGCGGCCCCAGCACGGCTGCGCACATGGAGCCCCTGCCTCAGGAAGTGGCGGAAGCCCCCCCTGCTGCATCCTCACGCTCCTTGCCTCTGATTGGCTCGGCTGCTGAAAGGGGTTTCTTTGAAGCTAAGACAGACAATGCAGGCCTTGAAGCTGCCGGAGGAGCAGGTGCAGAAGGCTGGGAGGGTGCCGTTGAGTTTGTTCCCGGGCAACCCTATCGGGGCCGCATGGCCCCTTCTGTCTCCgaggctcctctgcagagctcgGTGACTGAGAGGGAGCAGATTGCCTCGGGCATGGGGAAGCAGCTTTGCCGCGATGCTATCGTGGGGCAGTGCTTTCGTGGGCAGAGTTGTATCTATCTCCACGGAGATATATGTGATATGTGTGGGCTGCAGGTCTTGCACCCTGTGGACGGTGCCCAGAGGGCAGACCATGTAAAGGCCTGCATTGAAGCACACGAGAAGAATATGGAGCTCTCGTTTGCTGTGCAGCGCAGTGCGGACAAAGTGTGTGGCATCTGCATGGAGGTTGTCTATGAGAAAGCCAACTTGAATGATTGCCGCTTTGGCATTCTCTCCAGCTGCAACCACACCTACTGTCTTAAGTGTATCCGCAGGTGGAGGAGTGCCAGACAGTTTGGGAGCAGGGTCGTCAAGTCCTGCCCGCAGTGCAGGGTCATCTCCACCTTTGTCATTCCCAGTGAATtctgggtggaggaggaggaagagaagcagaAACTTATTCAGCAGTACTTGGAGGCAATGAGCCACAAGACCTGCAGGTATTTTGCTCGAGGCAGGGTCTGCCCATTTGGAGAGAACTGTTTTTACAGACATGCGTTCCCTGAGGGCCAGGGAGAGGAGCCTCAGAGGCAGGGTGCTGAGGCGTCCAGTACTTGCCGCGGTCAACTTTTCGAGCCTCTGCAGGTGGGAGAGGGCAACATGCCCTTTAAAAGCAGTAAAAAAGAGCTTGTCATGCTTTGGCTGGCCAATCTGTTGTGTAAGTGTTTTCTTTCACTGGGAGCTAGTGAGCTCCCCTTCACGGAGGCCCGATGGGACTTGCTTCATTGTGAGCTGGAAGAATATTTCAATTTGAATCTGTGGCATTATGCTGTGGCATGTTGTCTGGTGTGCTGAAGCTCTGTCATCTGCTCTTGCCTGTGTTTTGTTTATAGACACATCTGTCACTTACAGGGGCTGTGGAAACCATTTGTATAGAGCATCCATCACTGTTTTCTTGCCCATTCCCATTTCTTGCTCCCCAGGATTATGGTGTTTCACTGTGTTAAAAAGTAACAAAACGTCCTTAAAGTTACTGTTTGGAGAAATTAATATGACTGTCAGTTTATGGTTTATTTTGTCATCTCTGTTTTCAACAGGATTGACTCAGTTCTAGTCTAGTGTTTACAGAATTTCCACACTCATTTTGAAGCCCCTCAAGAATAAATGTGACAGGGTGAAAGGAGAAGTCTTAACTGAACAAGGAGCTTTTTGCTACTTCAGTCTTAAGAAATGGACCCTCGTGGGGCTTTGTGGTGCAGCTTCATCATCTCTGTTGTTTACACGTCTGTTCCTTCCCCTGTTCCCCTTAAAGTGCACTCTTTAACTTGTGGTTACCTTGTGGTTGTGTGCTTTACTTGACCAGAACCAGGTGCATATGTTTACATGTTTTTATCCTGTTTAGCTTGAtgtgaaattatttatatttggaagtatatatttaagaattctatatatacatacatatgcatattaaTGTGTATGAAagttatgtatttaaaaatatatttagaggtGTATGCCATAATATaatgtttatttaataaaataaatacagagcCTGAAGCTGAAGGTCAAAGGCTGATAGGATTTGGTGTTGTGTGAGTGTGAGGTACATGAATAATCGTTCTGTCTCTTTCACAGCTTCAGTGATTAGCATCTAATGAAAACAGCTCtttgagtggctctttccaaatgtggcaaatatttacaaaatacgaCATTGGTAATTCCTGTGATGGCATTAATAGCTCATTGCTGTTATCAGTACAGAAATGTGAATTCCCGTGCAGTTCAGCCACCATCTCATTGATCTTTATAACAGCACAGTCCTGGACTCACATACACAGTTCTTTGTGTTCAATATTTTGTGTCATCTCTAGACATTCCAAAGAAGGGGCTTTTGACAAAAGTTTTCAACATAAAAGTGGCAagattttaaaaggtaaagaacaGTAAACATTTTGAAATCAGTCAGAATGCAAGAATGGaaagataataaatgaaatacagaaagtGACAAAAGCTAAATACAATAGTAATTTGGAAAGTTTATAACACAAATATACCGTAATTATATTAAATGGAATtggtttaaaaactaaaactcaaAGATTAGCAgacttgattaaaattaaaatgaaactatATGCTGTTTAAAATACACACCTACAATAGAAGAATACAGAAACATTATAAGTAAAGGATGAAAAATTAATCGGAGGTGCTGTGACTTTTGAGCACAGATAGAGTTCACATTAAGGATAAATACATGGCTGGAGATAAATAAAGATGATATATAAACATGAAATTATAATTTACCAGGAAGATAAAACTATTCCAATTTTATGTTTGGTACCATAAGATtagatatacaaataaataattgataagaaaactacagaatcTTGGTAGACAATTTGAATACCTCTTCTCAGTAACTGaacaagcaaagaaagaaagaatgtgagTTGAATAGCACAATTTTAATAGTTTACCTAATTGACCTGTATAAAATGCTGTATATCAACTGCAGAAAACTCTCCTCCTGGCCAAGATAGCTGAAAGTATCCTGGGGGCCTAAGTCACAGGAGATACAGACTTCCCTGACTGTGCAACAAAGACAGGGTGCATTTACAGAGTTTATACTCTTCAAAGCACTGATTTAATTCTCAGAACCACCTTATGAGGTACTTGCTATAATTTTTAGCACCGTCATGATGAGATAAATAAGATAGaggggttaaatgacttgcccataTAGCCCTGACCCATAGGCATGAATTAGTGGAACAGCGAATGGACCTCAGGTagtatatttccagagcacaggCATCATGCTGCCCCTTGCCCCACATGTATAACTGAGAGCAGGTGGACCCACTAAATATAGCTACTGGAAACACATGTGCAGTCTTTACATGGAGGTTTAGCCGGGTGGGACAGAGATGGGCATAAATGAGCTACAGAATGTGGGAGCCCTGGCGCTTTATCTGTGGGCTGCCAGACTCAGTATTTCTTAGTCCACTGCTCAGAATGATGCCTCAGCTGCCCATATTTGTAGACTGCCTCTCCCTTCTTACATGATTCCTGATTCTGTGGGTAAGTGTCAGCCTGTTTCACTGGGGTCCTTCCCCTCTAGATTCTTGTTATCCAAATAATTCATCAGTCAAAAGGCCCTGGATGCCTGGCTATTGCTGGCATGTAGGGTGAGTGATTCCAAATGAAATCCAAACATATTTCTACCCCCAGGCTGCCCTAGTCATGCAGGGGAAAGGGGGCTTAGATAACCAAACAACCAAAGAATAGGACCAGATGGGGCACTCTCAAAGACCACACTGACACCAGAGGCTCAAAACATGAGCTCTGAGTGGTGGCGATGCTGTCAAGGAGGGCATTTTAAACCAAGCACAGAAAGCTTTGAAAAGTTTGTCCTAATATGCACTACCTAATGTTGTGAAATATCACATTTCTATTCAAATAGTATCTTGAACCAAACAATCATAATAAAGATCAGGAGATAGCATGTGACAAGGGTGTATAGAAGATAAAATGGTTTGGGAGACAGACAAAGGATGACTAGAATCCCGACTCTGCTTCTTACCAGCCCTGCAGTCAGGAGCAAGTTATTTAAGTTTCCtatacctcagtttctttatatgaGAAATGGGTATAACACCACCTATtttacagggttgttgtgaggatcaaatgtaaCCTGGACAAAGCTTGAAACATAGGTggtatttttaaaacagcatGTATAAAAGTGGTATTTATGTGTGTTTGTAAACCTGAGAAAAGCTTGCACAAGAATTAAAACTCCACCAAGTTTTTCTCTTTGGGAAACTTTGGAACTTGTGTTAAGGTAACGttattattttatgattattttcttaggTAGTAGGAACATTACCTTTATGTTCATAATTTCAAAAAGACCAAGTAAATTTTTTAGCAAAAGTCATTCAGCTAAAACTAAAAATGTGCTATTCAATTCCTGAAAATatagcaaacaagaaaaaaaatcatattatttgTGACAGATGCCTACAtgaggaaaataagaagtaagatgatattttttaaaaaatgggattcCCTTTTCCCTCATCAGCTTATTCAGAAAGAGATTGAATAACAGGGATGTCAGCACATCCGAAGCTGGGTGAAGTGTCCGAAGGGCCTGCCCATAAGGACGGCTGAGCCACCCCTGCTGCAGTCAGGAACAAAGGAGCCCTTGCCATACAAAGTTTTGCTCTGTGAGTGATTCAGAATGTATGCTGCCCCTCCTCCAGGAGACACATGGATTCAGCCCCTGGGGCTCGTGCCGTATAGAGTGTCATTCTAACCACACAAAGAATGCCTGGGTGAAGCAAATCTGATTTTCTTATTCTTCATGTACCTAAATTTGGTGGATGTAAAGACTTACAAACATGCTAAAAATTTACCTAGCACTCCGTCACTAAATCCATTTACTGAATATCAGTGACTTAAAGGGAAAGATTTCCAGTTCATAATTGATGCCTATATGGTGttccatttttcacttttgtGAACATCACGGGGGTGTGGTTTCTGTTTCCACAGCAGATGCTAAACTACAACCTAAGTGTAGAATGAAGTTTgggtggggatggaaaaaggaaTGTTTGGAAAATAACCCAACACTAGtgcaaagaaataaattaatacatgtcagaattttcctattaaaaaaatatagcaTAGCACATTTTCCAGTGTTGATCACTAACAAAAAATAATTGACTATGTATTAGATCACAGTGAAACTGTCAAATTGAGAAATTAGTAGTACAGGCAACATTCTCTGATGTCAATACAAGAAAATAAACCACTACCACatgaaaattcttttaaatatctCTCTCAAAAATAATTTGATGAAAGAGTGAATTCAAAATCTTCTAGAAGGATAGAATAAGGTAATGAAAATTTATATATACCGTAATCTGTAGGATAGTGCTGAATCTGTGCTCAGAGTAAAACTAATCTTAAATACTAATATACAGTATCTAG from Eschrichtius robustus isolate mEscRob2 chromosome 1, mEscRob2.pri, whole genome shotgun sequence includes:
- the MKRN3 gene encoding probable E3 ubiquitin-protein ligase makorin-3 yields the protein MEEPAAPTEPYEAAGASGGAEAAGEGAPRPSVPVRPASRWSSAPGPAPFRPSRLRPAQASWGGATPRWLQARSSGSWTKQVVCRYYLHGLCKEGENCRYSHDLSGRQVASEGHGLLPQASADSGPSTAAHMEPLPQEVAEAPPAASSRSLPLIGSAAERGFFEAKTDNAGLEAAGGAGAEGWEGAVEFVPGQPYRGRMAPSVSEAPLQSSVTEREQIASGMGKQLCRDAIVGQCFRGQSCIYLHGDICDMCGLQVLHPVDGAQRADHVKACIEAHEKNMELSFAVQRSADKVCGICMEVVYEKANLNDCRFGILSSCNHTYCLKCIRRWRSARQFGSRVVKSCPQCRVISTFVIPSEFWVEEEEEKQKLIQQYLEAMSHKTCRYFARGRVCPFGENCFYRHAFPEGQGEEPQRQGAEASSTCRGQLFEPLQVGEGNMPFKSSKKELVMLWLANLLCKCFLSLGASELPFTEARWDLLHCELEEYFNLNLWHYAVACCLVC